The Pieris rapae chromosome 16, ilPieRapa1.1, whole genome shotgun sequence genome includes a region encoding these proteins:
- the LOC110998668 gene encoding nucleolar protein 10, with amino-acid sequence MQVSDIDNVKIYNLSAGKSLPDWLTERKKRALLKKNVDLRRRIELIQEFDMPGVSTNIRASKDGQYIMATGIYKPRIKCYDVNNLSLKFERCLDSEVVTFEILSEDYTKIVFLQCDRYVEFHVGHGRHYRLRVPHFGRDMTYHKPSCDLVVVGASSQVYRLNLELGQFLAPYVTKATEINCCTVNEEHGLLVFGTDGGHVEAWDPRTKSRQGILDCALHCSDADYRNSSLPSITALKFNGALQMGVGTSSGHVLLYDIRSSKPLLVKDHMNEIPIKQVEFHKQMNYVYSMDANVVKIWDKNTGKQYTNIESSVDFNDLCIIPNTGLCMMAVEDQKMQIYYVPSLGPAPKWCAFLDNLTEEMESSASQTVYDDYKFVTKQELESLGLDHLLGTNLLRAYMHGYFVDVRLYKRAKSIAEPFAFEEYKKRKIREKIEQERPSRLKVDDNLPKVNRDLASRLLEDDRPKKKQTGNLLKDDRFKALFENPEFEVDKDAEEYRLLNPVLSRLGKSKAKNKSEEEPMQIEGEEEEGDSDQEFYDTSGDSSDEDRTWVKEVKKQHKIIRHKKQDIEESAEDKMYELSAPPKNGNIKNIMKVSKKSLGERLGKEGATIFSGIGGNREMKFVMRGKKTDNNQKNMKKHYEERKRLVRRTGFLKKKR; translated from the exons ATGCAAGTTTCCGATATTGATAATGTGAAGATTTACAATCTAAGTGCGGGAAAATCATTACCTGAC TGGTTAACAGAGAGAAAGAAACGTGcactattaaaaaagaatgttgatCTACGAAGAAGAATCGAATTAATTCAGGAGTTTGATATGCCAGGTGTGAGTACAAATATACGGGCATCTAAAGATGGTCAGTATATTATGGCTACAGGAATTTACAAACCCAGAATCAAATGTtatgatgtaaataatttatcctTAAAATTTGAGAGATGCTTAGATTCTGAAGTTGTTACATTTGAAATTCTTAGTGAAGATTATACAAAG aTTGTTTTTCTACAATGTGACCGTTATGTTGAGTTTCATGTAGGTCATGGAAGACACTATAGGTTAAGAGTGCCACATTTTGGAAGAGATATGACATATCATAAACCCTCATGTGATCTTGTTGTTGTTGGAGCCTCAAGT CAAGTGTACAGGTTGAATTTGGAACTTGGGCAATTTTTGGCACCATATGTGACAAAGGCAACGGAAATTAACTGCTGTACTGTAAATGAGGAGCATGGTCTATTAGTCTTCGGAACAGATGGTGGCCATGTGGAAGCATGGGATCCCCGCACAAAATCTCGCCAAGGCATACTGGACTGTGCTTTACACTGTTCTGATGCTGACTatag aaATTCTTCCTTACCATCCATAAcagcattaaaatttaatggtgCTTTACAAATGGGTGTTGGTACTTCTTCAGGCCATGTacttttatatgatataagaTCTAGTAAACCTCTTTTAGTTAAGGATCATATGAATGAAATTCCTATCAAGCAAGTAGAATTTCATAAGCAGATGAATTATGTGTACTCTATGGATGCTAATGTTGTAAAGATATGGGATAAAAATACA gGCAagcaatatacaaatattgagtCATCTGTGGATTTCAATGACCTTTGCATTATACCTAACACAGGACTTTGTATGATGGCAGTGGAGGATCAGAAAATGCAAATATACTATGTGCCATCACTag gtCCTGCCCCCAAATGGTGTGCGTTCTTAGATAATTTGACTGAGGAAATGGAAAGCTCCGCCTCCCAAACAGTTTATGATGATTACAAGTTTGTTACAAAACAGGAGCTCGAGTCTTTGGGTCTTGATCATCTTCTCGGCACAAATCTTTTAAGGGCTTATATGCATGG ATATTTCGTGGACGTGCGATTGTATAAACGTGCGAAATCAATAGCAGAGCCGTTTGCCTTCGAAGAGTATAAGAAACGTAAAATCAGGGAGAAAATTGAACAAGAGAGGCCTTCGAGGCTCAAAGTTGATGATAATTTGCCAAAAGTCAACCGAGATCTTGCTTCGCGCTTACTCGAAGATGACAGGCCTAAGAAGAAACAAACTGGCAATTTGCTTAAAGATGACAGATTTAAG GCTCTGTTTGAAAACCCTGAGTTTGAAGTTGACAAAGACGCTGAGGAGTACCGTCTGTTGAACCCAGTTCTGTCCCGCCTTGGCAAGAGCAAGGCCAAGAATAAATCGGAAGAAGAACCTATGCAG ATTGAAGGTGAGGAGGAGGAAGGAGACTCTGACCAAGAATTTTACGACACCAGCGGAGACAGTTCTGACGAGGACCGCACCTGGGTGAAAGAAGTAAAGAagcaacataaaataataagacatAAAAAGCAGGATATTGAAGAAAGTGCAGAAGACAAAATGTATGAATTGAGTGCGCCACCCAAAAACGGTAACATAAAGAACATAATGAAAGTCAGCAAGAAAAGTTTAGGTGAAAGATTGGGTAAAGAGGGCGCCACCATTTTCTCTGGAATTGGAGGGAATAGGGAAATGAAGTTTGTTATGAGAGGAAAGAAGACAGATAATAATCAGAAGAATATGAAGAAGCATTATGAAGAAAGAAAACGGTTGGTTAGAAGAACAGGATTTCTTAAAAAGAaacgataa
- the LOC111004272 gene encoding uncharacterized protein LOC111004272 isoform X2, with protein sequence MQRDNGSYSSSSDLLDSHALGNEKLVPAMERSMRSSVDGNSVEIGEITESPETDYMSTSAILHYCKSKILVPYLKLLTVMGLRPVADTSNSSRCAVCFSHFHSAQVAVFMCLGYILQYMACFRRDRGFCYKLVPLALSSSLEYDAYRQVCYGNVTFTYIGPSVLHFVGFLYALYLFRISDNEQLQNLMERVFLLSSYAPQGTPTTKPKKLLRMLWFFISLSVLWMCVSLCSVNLMMAKGTIIFRWMENSSDELLLFLKILLIVCTLIHDMIQATVITSYCLQAQLLQAHLMFLRERLLNRTISPLNWMREIAEFRKLLKYLNDDLAPAVCFFTIVNSSWAVSGIIWLLDLDKVDTGTEPIAGISILNQLLWISAVVVPFIQAARLSAECHRTQSVGHELCVRPFLHQDTSQEDITTVLAFATSLKLRAKLFCYPISSRYICLILTLATIILFALGMCHYLQ encoded by the exons ATGCAACGAGACAATGGATCGTACAGTAGTT CTAGCGATCTCCTGGACAGCCATGCACTGGGCAACGAGAAACTTGTGCCAGCGATGGAGAGGTCCATGAGATCTAGCGTTGACGGAAACAGTGTCGAG ATAGGGGAAATAACAGAATCACCAGAAACAGATTATATGAGTACTTCAGCTATATTACACTACTGCAAATCAAAA ATATTGGTGCCATATCTTAAACTCTTAACGGTGATGGGGCTACGACCGGTGGCTGACACGTCGAACTCCTCAAGATGTGCCGTTTGCTTCTCACACTTTCATTCAGCACAAGTGGCAGTGTTTATGTGCTTAGGATATATATTGCAATATATGGCATGTTTTAG AAGAGACAGGGGATTTTGTTACAAACTAGTGCCGTTAGCGTTATCTTCCTCGTTGGAATATGATGCGTACAGACAAGTCTGCTACGGCAATGTCACCTTTACTTATATTGGGCCCAGTGTGTTGCATTTTGTTGGATTCCTGTATGCACTTTATCTCTTCAGGATATCTGATAATGAACAATTACAGAATCTAATGGAGAGG gTGTTCCTGTTATCGTCGTACGCCCCTCAAGGAACACCGACAACAAAACCAAAGAAATTACTTAGAATGCTTTGGTTCTTTATAAGTTTAAGTGTCCTGTGGATGTGTGTGTCATTGTGCTCCGTAAATCTAATGATGGCAAAGGgaactattatatttagatgGATGGAAAACAG ttccgATGAgttgttgctttttttaaaaatacttcttaTAGTATGTACATTGATTCATGATATGATTCAAGCAACGGTTATTACGAGCTACTGTCTTCAAGCGCAATTGTTGCAAGCGCACCTAATGTTCCTGAGGGAACGCTTACTCAATCGCACTATATCGCCGCTGAATTGGATGAGG GAAATAGCTGAATTTCGCAAGCttctaaaatatctaaatgatGATCTAGCACCGgctgtatgtttttttacgaTTGTGAACTCTTCATGGGCGGTGTCTGGTATCATTTGGTTACTCGACCTGGACAAAGTGGATACAGGAACGGAGCCAATAGCAGGAATTAGCATTTTGAATCAGCTCCTATGGATATCGGCCGTAGTCGTTCCTTTTATACAG GCAGCAAGACTATCAGCGGAATGTCACCGCACACAATCCGTCGGGCACGAGTTATGTGTGCGACCATTTTTGCACCAGGATACATCGCAAGAAGACATCACCACAGTACTTGCCTTCGCCACATCGCTCAAACTTCGCGCGAAACTATTCTGCTATCCCATTTCCTCCCGATATATTTGTCTTATTTTGACATTAGccactataatattatttgcactGGGAATGTGTCATTATTTACAatga
- the LOC111004272 gene encoding uncharacterized protein LOC111004272 isoform X1, which translates to MGNKVDNVSLIAHAASDLLDSHALGNEKLVPAMERSMRSSVDGNSVEIGEITESPETDYMSTSAILHYCKSKILVPYLKLLTVMGLRPVADTSNSSRCAVCFSHFHSAQVAVFMCLGYILQYMACFRRDRGFCYKLVPLALSSSLEYDAYRQVCYGNVTFTYIGPSVLHFVGFLYALYLFRISDNEQLQNLMERVFLLSSYAPQGTPTTKPKKLLRMLWFFISLSVLWMCVSLCSVNLMMAKGTIIFRWMENSSDELLLFLKILLIVCTLIHDMIQATVITSYCLQAQLLQAHLMFLRERLLNRTISPLNWMREIAEFRKLLKYLNDDLAPAVCFFTIVNSSWAVSGIIWLLDLDKVDTGTEPIAGISILNQLLWISAVVVPFIQAARLSAECHRTQSVGHELCVRPFLHQDTSQEDITTVLAFATSLKLRAKLFCYPISSRYICLILTLATIILFALGMCHYLQ; encoded by the exons ATGGGTAATAAAGTGGATAATGTGAGTTTAATCGCTCATGCAGCTAGCGATCTCCTGGACAGCCATGCACTGGGCAACGAGAAACTTGTGCCAGCGATGGAGAGGTCCATGAGATCTAGCGTTGACGGAAACAGTGTCGAG ATAGGGGAAATAACAGAATCACCAGAAACAGATTATATGAGTACTTCAGCTATATTACACTACTGCAAATCAAAA ATATTGGTGCCATATCTTAAACTCTTAACGGTGATGGGGCTACGACCGGTGGCTGACACGTCGAACTCCTCAAGATGTGCCGTTTGCTTCTCACACTTTCATTCAGCACAAGTGGCAGTGTTTATGTGCTTAGGATATATATTGCAATATATGGCATGTTTTAG AAGAGACAGGGGATTTTGTTACAAACTAGTGCCGTTAGCGTTATCTTCCTCGTTGGAATATGATGCGTACAGACAAGTCTGCTACGGCAATGTCACCTTTACTTATATTGGGCCCAGTGTGTTGCATTTTGTTGGATTCCTGTATGCACTTTATCTCTTCAGGATATCTGATAATGAACAATTACAGAATCTAATGGAGAGG gTGTTCCTGTTATCGTCGTACGCCCCTCAAGGAACACCGACAACAAAACCAAAGAAATTACTTAGAATGCTTTGGTTCTTTATAAGTTTAAGTGTCCTGTGGATGTGTGTGTCATTGTGCTCCGTAAATCTAATGATGGCAAAGGgaactattatatttagatgGATGGAAAACAG ttccgATGAgttgttgctttttttaaaaatacttcttaTAGTATGTACATTGATTCATGATATGATTCAAGCAACGGTTATTACGAGCTACTGTCTTCAAGCGCAATTGTTGCAAGCGCACCTAATGTTCCTGAGGGAACGCTTACTCAATCGCACTATATCGCCGCTGAATTGGATGAGG GAAATAGCTGAATTTCGCAAGCttctaaaatatctaaatgatGATCTAGCACCGgctgtatgtttttttacgaTTGTGAACTCTTCATGGGCGGTGTCTGGTATCATTTGGTTACTCGACCTGGACAAAGTGGATACAGGAACGGAGCCAATAGCAGGAATTAGCATTTTGAATCAGCTCCTATGGATATCGGCCGTAGTCGTTCCTTTTATACAG GCAGCAAGACTATCAGCGGAATGTCACCGCACACAATCCGTCGGGCACGAGTTATGTGTGCGACCATTTTTGCACCAGGATACATCGCAAGAAGACATCACCACAGTACTTGCCTTCGCCACATCGCTCAAACTTCGCGCGAAACTATTCTGCTATCCCATTTCCTCCCGATATATTTGTCTTATTTTGACATTAGccactataatattatttgcactGGGAATGTGTCATTATTTACAatga
- the LOC111004272 gene encoding uncharacterized protein LOC111004272 isoform X3, protein MCRLEILVPYLKLLTVMGLRPVADTSNSSRCAVCFSHFHSAQVAVFMCLGYILQYMACFRRDRGFCYKLVPLALSSSLEYDAYRQVCYGNVTFTYIGPSVLHFVGFLYALYLFRISDNEQLQNLMERVFLLSSYAPQGTPTTKPKKLLRMLWFFISLSVLWMCVSLCSVNLMMAKGTIIFRWMENSSDELLLFLKILLIVCTLIHDMIQATVITSYCLQAQLLQAHLMFLRERLLNRTISPLNWMREIAEFRKLLKYLNDDLAPAVCFFTIVNSSWAVSGIIWLLDLDKVDTGTEPIAGISILNQLLWISAVVVPFIQAARLSAECHRTQSVGHELCVRPFLHQDTSQEDITTVLAFATSLKLRAKLFCYPISSRYICLILTLATIILFALGMCHYLQ, encoded by the exons ATGTGTAGACTTGAA ATATTGGTGCCATATCTTAAACTCTTAACGGTGATGGGGCTACGACCGGTGGCTGACACGTCGAACTCCTCAAGATGTGCCGTTTGCTTCTCACACTTTCATTCAGCACAAGTGGCAGTGTTTATGTGCTTAGGATATATATTGCAATATATGGCATGTTTTAG AAGAGACAGGGGATTTTGTTACAAACTAGTGCCGTTAGCGTTATCTTCCTCGTTGGAATATGATGCGTACAGACAAGTCTGCTACGGCAATGTCACCTTTACTTATATTGGGCCCAGTGTGTTGCATTTTGTTGGATTCCTGTATGCACTTTATCTCTTCAGGATATCTGATAATGAACAATTACAGAATCTAATGGAGAGG gTGTTCCTGTTATCGTCGTACGCCCCTCAAGGAACACCGACAACAAAACCAAAGAAATTACTTAGAATGCTTTGGTTCTTTATAAGTTTAAGTGTCCTGTGGATGTGTGTGTCATTGTGCTCCGTAAATCTAATGATGGCAAAGGgaactattatatttagatgGATGGAAAACAG ttccgATGAgttgttgctttttttaaaaatacttcttaTAGTATGTACATTGATTCATGATATGATTCAAGCAACGGTTATTACGAGCTACTGTCTTCAAGCGCAATTGTTGCAAGCGCACCTAATGTTCCTGAGGGAACGCTTACTCAATCGCACTATATCGCCGCTGAATTGGATGAGG GAAATAGCTGAATTTCGCAAGCttctaaaatatctaaatgatGATCTAGCACCGgctgtatgtttttttacgaTTGTGAACTCTTCATGGGCGGTGTCTGGTATCATTTGGTTACTCGACCTGGACAAAGTGGATACAGGAACGGAGCCAATAGCAGGAATTAGCATTTTGAATCAGCTCCTATGGATATCGGCCGTAGTCGTTCCTTTTATACAG GCAGCAAGACTATCAGCGGAATGTCACCGCACACAATCCGTCGGGCACGAGTTATGTGTGCGACCATTTTTGCACCAGGATACATCGCAAGAAGACATCACCACAGTACTTGCCTTCGCCACATCGCTCAAACTTCGCGCGAAACTATTCTGCTATCCCATTTCCTCCCGATATATTTGTCTTATTTTGACATTAGccactataatattatttgcactGGGAATGTGTCATTATTTACAatga